TAGTATTGCCAAAGAAAATTCCGTCGATAAATATGGATAAAGAATTACAGTTATTCATTCGATTTTTTAACTTCTGAACGTAGTCCTATCTTTAAAGTTTGCTTTTCTTTCTAAGTCCTGCATCTCTAAAATTCTTCTACATCCTGTTTGCGGGAAAAGCTGTTTTTAAATCTAGATGGCTGATCTAATTTACAACTATAAGAGGTAAATATGCCGATTAATATTTATGTAGGAAATCTTTCTTACGATCTGAACGAAGGAACGTTAGGTGATCTTTTCAGAGTTCACGGAACCGTTAATTCCGTAAAAATCATCACGGATCAGTATTCCGGGAAATCCAAAGGATTCGGTTTTGTCGAAATGCCCAACAAGGACGAAGCCGATAAAGCGATTAAGGATTTAGACGGAAAAAACGTTCTTACGCGTAATTTGAAAGTAAACGTTGCAAAACCAAAAAACGACAGATTTTAATTTAGAAATTTATCGTTTTTAAATCGAACCCAATTTTTTAAAACCGCTTCGAAAAGATTCTTTTCGGGCGGTTCATCGAACACTCTCAACACCCACCGTTTTTTAATCCGTAAAAAGATAAAATGAATTCTTAAATCAAAAACCCGTTCCAAAATTTGTGGAATTCCTCTAACTAACGTGAGTTCAGCGGTTGAAAATGAGAGAGAATTTTCCAAAAGTAGGAGACCCTACTTTTAGAATTTGTTCGTAAAATCGCGATCTGTTGTAGTTCCCGCATTTTAAGAATAGATTTACAAAGTTCAAATTCCAATTTCCACAGAAAAATGAATCACGCCGTACTCACGTTAGTTAACCCTTTTCTTGTCTGGAAATTTGGTTCAATATGTGATCTGGCGCTTTTCAGTAGAAGAGCTTACTCTTTTTTTCCTCCTTACGCCGAACTCACGTTAGTTACGATTTAAAAACTATAAACTCCCCAATTTACGGGAACTACCGCGGCGGGGTTTGTCATTAACGATTTAGTAATTGCGGTTCTTTGAAGTGAGTTACAGG
The nucleotide sequence above comes from Leptospira weilii. Encoded proteins:
- a CDS encoding RNA recognition motif domain-containing protein, encoding MPINIYVGNLSYDLNEGTLGDLFRVHGTVNSVKIITDQYSGKSKGFGFVEMPNKDEADKAIKDLDGKNVLTRNLKVNVAKPKNDRF